The DNA window GGAGTCAattgattacatgagaatctccgctttcttttttttttttaaatggtggttgcggagaaaagcttgaaaatgtgtatAATCTAGAGtttcaaaaatcagaaggcaaagaaatagaacccagaattTATTATTTCTAAACCAGTCTCATAATTTCTtcaggcctgactcatgattttggaatACCTGGGGTTAGCAATGGGAATGACTAATTAACATAAGCATTTGTTAAAGAACTATCATCCTCACTCCTTTTCTGTTAGGAGTTCATAGTAAACATTTCTGAGACCTTCCAACATGTCAGAAAAATCGGATACTCCGGCTATttcaaaggttaaaaaaaaaaaaaggaagagaccTTACAAAGCTGAAAACCATCATAAACAGGGAgaacgggagtacttgtggcaccttagagactaacaaatttatttgagcataagctttcatgggctacagcccacttcatcggatgcatgcagtggaaaatacagtaggaagatatatatatatatatatatgcagagaacatgaaacaatgggtgttaccatacactctctaacaagagtgatcagttacggtgagctattaccagtaggacagaaaaaaagtttttgtagtggtatggaaaatggtccatttgcagcagttgacaagaagttgtgaggaacagtgcgGGGTGCGGTGGGGattaaacatggggaaatagttttactttgtgtaatgacccatccactcccagtctttatttaagcctcatttaatggtgtccattttgcaaattaattccaattaatTCAatccaattaattccaaaacaggGAGGTAACACAAACCCACCCATTTAACAAACATTTGTAGGTCACCTCTGGGTTTCCCTATTAGAGCTGATCACATTTCCTTTTTAACAAAAAGTATCTTAgttgaaatataaaataaaatacaatatttttaaacattgttttaagtttgttataaatatgttgaaatgtttcatttttccttttctttttctacttcctccccccctcccccccgagtcaTTTTCCAAATTactggaaaaaaagaaagagacaggggaaaaatggaatgaaaaaaagagaacataaaaatcaatttttaaaaatatatttataaaaacattttaaaatacctcCAGACTGATTCATGTAAAACCCATGAAACAGAAGCAACTTAGGTATGTTTATtcctttttttcaaattttgatcGCATGTCTTGTGACATCTGGTGCATTTCTTAAAGACACACCTCCAGGAATGAAGGGATCAACAGAGAAtcttggttttaattttttttttaagtttctagctctcatggtcaCAGAGAACAGCTAGAAAAAGTGACCCCTAACTCAGAGACAAATAACTATTATTTCAGAATTGCCAATCTCAAGAGATCAAAACCCATGAATCAGACTCCCCCAAATTATTGGCCCAAAAGCCAtgaagattttgttttaaaagggtgAGATTGTggttgggcttggctacacttacaaatttgcagcgctgcaacaaggtatgaaaacacaccctctccagcgctgcaaattgcggtgctgcaaagcgccagtgtggtcaaagccccagcgctgtccgttattccccacagggaggtggagtacggacaggggcggctctagaccccagcgcgccaagcaggcgcgtggggcggccctttcccgggggggcagcatttggctccggtggacctgccgcaggcatgcctgcgggacctcaaccggagccgcgggaagaggggacccgccgcgggaccgggaaagggcggcgcagcgcaccgcgctgcttggggcagcctgatttctagagccgcccctgagtacggacagcactgggagagaacGCCACCTACTCACCCCTAGTGCTCCCCTGCCAGCacaacccccccgcccagcctCACTGGCATAGCCCCGCCTCCTAACGGTTCACGTCACAAACGTCACTATAACGACTGCCGCTGCTGTCCCTCAGCCTTAACGACAGccgtagccccgcccccttcctcaGGCAGGCTGGTAACGGTCCCTTCAGCCCGCCCACCGCTTAGTGCGCTTGGCGCATGCGCGGAGCCGCGGTAGTCCGGCCGCTCTCAGCCCCGAGGGGTGGCCATGGCCGGGCAGCTAGAGTCGGTGCCCGCGGTGGAGATCGATCCGGACGGCACGTTCAAGTACATCCTGGTGCGGGTGCAGCGCGCGGGGGGAGCCGAGCACCGGGACGTCGTCAGGGGCACCGCGGCCGCCGAGTTCCACAGTGAGTCGGTGCCGCGAGCCAAGGCCGGGCGggggcctgggggcagagcccGGCTGGCGCCTCATGCGCCCCCCAGaccgatccccctccccccccaaccgcGCTCTTGAGCGGGGAGCCGGCTGCCCCCGCCGCGGGccgctcctcccctgctgctgctgctgctgctgcagcacctccggGGTGGCCCGGCCCCCGCAGAGCTGCTGCTCGCGGACAGCGCTCTCCCCACTCAGCGGGGCGCTGCTCTTACCCGCACCCCGGGGTTGCTCCTTGGCCTCGGCCGCACTGGGGGGCTGCGCCTGTGCAATCCCCCCGGGGGCTGCGCCGGGTGAGGAGCGACTGGCTCTGGTGTCCAGCCCTGGGACATTTCAGTCCGAAACGTGAACTTGTGAGCAGCCTCTGACTTGGTGAGACAGTGGAACCGGCGGCAGCCACTGTTCTGGGATTTGCTAGGGCCCAGCTGCGTAAGTAACAACGGGTCTTTTCCTTCACTTACCAGCTTCCCCaaggaaacaggaaaaaaatactaGGTAGCTGAAAAGAGAGGACTGGACGTAATCACCAAGTGAAACCTGAGTTCTGGTTAATGGATTGAACTGGCTTCATTTTGCAGAtcatatatttgaaaaagtaaaCCCGGAAATGGAAAAGTTGGGCTTTGAATGCAAGTGCCTTGGAGGAGGAAAAATTGACCATAATAGCAAAGACAAGAAAATGCGGGTATTTGGTCTCTCCACAGTAAGTGCCATGTATTAGTTTCCTTGAAAATCCAACATTTTAGGGCCCTAACCCTAACCATTAATTAGTTAGTCCACACAGCTCACCTGTGAGGTGGGTAAAGATGGCTTATTTTAGATGGGGAAACTGCAGCAGAGAGGTTAGATTGACTTACTCACCATCACACAGTAATTGGTGTCAGGGCTGtaactggaactcagcagctccTGACTCACAATCCTGTACTGTAGCTATAGCATGCCTCTGTCTATGTATCTCTTACTTACATGGTTCAGTATGTAAATACATTCTGTTTATAAAATAACCAATAGAAGCAATGAATTATCCATATATGTGGAACACACTGCAGTCTCCATCCCACCTCACCACTGCAGAGAGTAGATAAGAGACAAGGATTTCTTGAGCTATTGATGTGGACAAGAGCAGACTAGTTCCATGTGATGTAAAGACATGTTATTTGAATCCTGTACAGAAAGTAGCAGTTCTTCAAGGTCACTTTTCCTCCAGGTCAGTTATAGCCCCAAACcagattaaacttttttttttttaaattggggctCTTTCTCAGATATCATATTGTGGGGGCAAAGCTCTATGGGGAGGGGAGATGGCCTGCAACATTAGGGGTGTTCTAGAGCCTGCTCAATATCTGTGGCAGAATCAAACAACTAATGACCAAACTCCTGGATTAATGGTGGTAGTgtgcagcacaggcagcagcatctctctctcctgccaccaaGTTAGTGGGAGAAGGGGTAGTCAGCTATACCCCACACCTTGTTTGCCAACTATTGTCAAGTGCCCTGAACTTTACAGAAGCATGCTGTGTAACTGCAAAGTTTCACTTTGTCAGACAGAAAAATGGAGATACAGAAAAGCTGAATGGCACTCTGGAATAGCGGGTTACATCTTGGCCTGTAAATCAAAGCAACTTGGCTCTTGTCCTGGTTTTTTGTTGTGTGACTTTAAAAATAGGGAAGTAGTTGTGTTAAATGGGGCTATTGATACTTAGCTCTTGGGTAAACTATGAGAATTAGAGAAATGCTTGAGGAGTTCTTTGAAGTGAACTCTGTGGCTGGGATtactagattgagctccttgaggctatcactataaggcaatGATAGTACCTTTCCCCAGTCCCCTGTAAAGCAATGTCTGAGCCAGCACTGGAGCTCAGCTACTAGCTTCCTACATTATTGGGTGTGGTAGGTCGTCTTAGACAATAATTTAATAGGAGTACATGTTGAGATGCAAAAAGTTCAAGCTttctaaccattaaaacacaaattgtcaacatcacatgtcaaaatatacaaagtaaatatccttaaatcaaactaagttttcaagcagcatgtttctttctttgcctagctgtacattttgattattaccaatgaaaatattttgtgtgtgtgtggtgaaatcGATACTTACCAATTAAAAAGCTAATTCTTCCAAGGCTACTTATGTCTGATATAGCCATGCTTGTTTATGTGGGCAAACCTTGTGTGTAGAAAACTACTTTTTGTATTAGTTGTGTAACATGCAGTTTAGATGTCAATTTACTTGTGTGATCCTCTTGGAGCAGAGTTAAGGCTCTTGTGGTCACCTAAGTGAGAATCAATGCCTTGTtaagtgcaaccttaattctgatttTCCTGAGTAGttgccgtgttagtttgtatcagcaaaaagaacaaggagtacttgtggcaccttagagcctaacacatttatttgagcataagcttttgtgggctcaagtatcagaggggtagccgtgttagtctggttctgtagaagcagcaaagaatcctgtggcaccttatagactaacagatgtttttgcagcatgagctttcgtgggtgaatacccacttcttcggatacttgcatccgaagaagtgggtattcacccacgaaagctcatgctgcaaaaacatctgttagtctataaggtgccacaggattctttgctgcttttgtgggctaaaacccacttcatcagatgcattccGATGCATactttgttagtctgtaaggtgccacaaatacctCGTTCTTTCTTCTGATTTTCCTGGCTTCTAactctgaaacattttaattcaGATATTCCTCAAAGATAATAAACAGAACTTGGTTCACCTCAGTGGGACTTCTGTGCAGGGGGAAGCATAAGGCCATAAATCTAgatatttaaaatgttaactGGAACTTGATACTCTTGTAGCCTTATATTTTGCATCCCTTTAAAATCTTTTATCTTTTTTGCAGGGATATGGTAAAGCAGATCATGCAGTGGCCGTAGAAATACTGAAAAAAGTATACCAAGACTATGAAATCACTTGGTCAGATGACAAGAAATGAAAAACTACTCTAGAATCTGAAATACAAAGCAGTTTGCACTGTAGCTGTTGATATAGTATTGAAGTCTACATTGTGTTCAAATAAATCACTGTTACAAATCTTTTTATTCAGATAAAGCTATGTTCtccatcctttaaaaattggaattaaatcttactgaggaaaacagaaagcagCATAAATGCTGACAAGGTTAAAAGTATAATACAAAAGAATTTGAAGATCAACTAGCTTAAGACACAGACAATCagcaaaataatttaaatacatcTGAGGTAGGCAGTCTGTCAGTCAGTAGGGCTATTGGACAACCCCGTGCTAAAGGAGTACTCAAGCAGGacaaggctgttgcagagaagctaaatgcaATAAAGACATGCCAAGAATGCTAGAGCaatgtttctcaaacaggggtccctGAGAGTACAGCAGGGGGTCCAGAGGCCAAGCTGagaaactcctccccctccctctcagcatgCCAGGGAACAGGCTtcctacctgccctggccccacactcctcccagaagcagccagcatctccgtaggagggagagaggagcagggggtctCAGCGTGCTGCCTCCGCCCTGAGCACTGACTCTGCAGCgcctattggccaggaactgcagcaaatgaatgctgcgaggccagtgcctgcaggcaggggcagcatgtagaGATCCCCTGGCTTCCACGCCCAGGAGCTACTGTCGGATGGACCGGTCACTTTTCGACGCTGCCCCAGGTAGAGCTCATACCCtaacctccttccccagcctagtgaaagttagtgagggtggggaagagagtgagtgagcagagagggcagggcctcggagaaggggtggagcagtggtgtggcctcagggaaggggggcagggcaaTCGCTGAGCAGGGGGATTGGGGGTccctgaaaatttttaaatcaaaaggggggggggtccttgggttgctaaagtttgagatcTTCTGCTCTAGAGTATTTGGGGCTCATTGTCACTCATGAGCcttctttttaggtaacaaatctgtCACTTCAATCTGAGGCAGTTCCTCagaagattttggaacaaattgataaacagtaataagttatcaggcccagatggtatttacctaagttccctgtaagctgtacGGCCAAGCAGCAGCCTTTTCAGTGCTGCGCAGGTGCTCGGGGAACCCACCCAGGGACCTGCCACTCCAGGAGGAGgagcgcccctcccccaggctccaACCTACCACGGCTAGGGTGGCCCTCATCACAAGACCAAACTATGCCGCAGCCTGGTCTTGCCATGGCTGGGGTGCCCCTACCCTGGCCAGGGTGGCATGTCATggtctggccccagctgtggccggGGCAGCTCAGCACGAACCCAGGTGGTCTGGCTCCAGCTGCCACTAGGATGGGCCTGGCCCAGACCGGACCTGTCATAGGGCACCCTTTCCTGAACCCAGTTCTAGGCAGACCTGCAGGGGCCAGCGGAGGGGtgcctatcctgcagccccagcccggagctgcCACGGCAGAGGGgttcctctcccctgccagtCCCGGTGCTACTATGGGGAGAGAGGGCTAGGGGGAGTCCTCTTTCCCTGCCATAGCccaggagcaccctcctgcaccccagaccccccatccccagctccaccccagagcccacacctccagacacagccctcactccctgcaccccaaccctctgccccagccctgagacccctcccacactttgaatccctcagtcccacccccaccacatgaattttgttatgtgtcaCATATCCCCTCCATATTTGCACACATgataaaattcattccacacatggatgggaaaaattagagggaacactagcattcacccaggagttctgaaggaacacaactatgaaattgcagaactattaagtGTGGTCTGTAACctgttgcttaaatcagcctctgtaccacatGATTGAGAGTAGCTAATATaatgctgtttttttaaaaaggttctaGAGGTGAGTGATTctggtaattacaggcctgtaagcctaatttcagtatcAGGTAAACTGATTGAAACAAGTAAAGAACAGCATTATTAGACACAAAGATGAATATGATATGTTGGGATAGAGTCAacacagtaaaaagcaacaaagagtcctgtggcacctaatagactaacagaagtattggagcataa is part of the Mauremys mutica isolate MM-2020 ecotype Southern chromosome 8, ASM2049712v1, whole genome shotgun sequence genome and encodes:
- the LOC123375796 gene encoding 14 kDa phosphohistidine phosphatase-like → MAGQLESVPAVEIDPDGTFKYILVRVQRAGGAEHRDVVRGTAAAEFHNHIFEKVNPEMEKLGFECKCLGGGKIDHNSKDKKMRVFGLSTGYGKADHAVAVEILKKVYQDYEITWSDDKK